One window of Streptomyces sp. NBC_00273 genomic DNA carries:
- a CDS encoding HelD family protein: protein MPAHAPDTTHDDPTAPAPTDPLGRERAHLSASRSALRAMREDVESLDIRDVTANWVNAIVLQAQIDDRIKALADLTHTPLFFGRLNYLHAPGAELAEGAEGEQFYIGRRHVHDADGDPMVIDWRAPVSQPFYRASKTDPQDIALRRRFGYTGGELTAYEDEHLSDPGEVAAVSKLLQQEIERPRVGPMRDIVATIQPEQDKLVRSGLTGSVCVQGGPGTGKTAVGLHRVAYLLYAHRDRLARTGTLVIGPNRSFLHYIEQVLPALGELEVKQATVDDLVARPGLEVRGTDTAQTAVVKGDARMAEVLGRAVRSHVTRPTEPLMVVRGSRRWRVPAYELEEMVEELQKRDIRYGAAREALPQRIAHAVLVRMEQAGEAPDDRVQDAVARNPAVKAAVKEIWPAVEPAKLVLRLLSDPEFLALHAADVLTEDEQKLLLWPKPFRSVKSAKWSAADLVLIDEAADLVERTHSLGHVVVDEAQDLSPMQYRAVGRRCTTGSATVLGDLAQGTTPWATRSWDEALAHLGKPQAVVEELTAGFRVPREVIAYASRLLPSISPGLAPVASVRETPGSLRIEEVPDLTAAVVAACRESLAHEGSIGLIAADARIPVLAEALLEAGLPYLSPGEETTAESRLTLVPASLAKGLEYDYVVLDEPAAIVDGEPDERTGLRRLYVCLTRAVSGLTTLHSAPLPPALV from the coding sequence GTGCCCGCGCACGCCCCCGACACCACCCACGACGATCCGACCGCGCCCGCGCCCACCGACCCGCTGGGCCGCGAACGGGCCCACCTCAGCGCCTCGCGTTCCGCCCTGCGCGCCATGCGCGAGGACGTCGAGTCCCTCGACATCCGCGACGTCACCGCGAACTGGGTCAACGCGATCGTCCTCCAGGCCCAGATCGACGACCGCATCAAGGCCCTCGCCGACCTCACCCACACCCCGCTGTTCTTCGGCCGCCTCAACTACCTGCACGCACCCGGCGCGGAGCTCGCCGAGGGCGCGGAGGGCGAGCAGTTCTACATCGGTCGCCGCCACGTCCACGACGCCGACGGCGACCCGATGGTCATCGACTGGCGCGCGCCCGTCTCCCAGCCGTTCTACCGGGCCTCCAAGACCGACCCGCAGGACATCGCACTGCGCAGGCGCTTCGGTTACACCGGCGGCGAGCTGACGGCGTACGAGGACGAGCACCTGTCCGACCCCGGCGAGGTGGCCGCGGTCAGCAAGCTGCTCCAGCAGGAGATCGAGCGCCCGCGCGTGGGCCCGATGCGGGACATCGTCGCGACGATCCAGCCCGAGCAGGACAAGCTCGTCCGCTCCGGCCTGACCGGTTCCGTCTGCGTGCAGGGCGGCCCCGGTACCGGCAAGACCGCCGTCGGCCTGCACCGGGTCGCGTACCTGCTCTACGCGCACCGCGACCGCCTCGCCCGCACGGGCACGCTCGTCATCGGGCCGAACCGTTCCTTCCTGCACTACATCGAGCAGGTCCTGCCGGCCCTGGGCGAGCTGGAGGTCAAGCAGGCCACCGTCGACGACCTGGTCGCCCGCCCCGGCCTGGAGGTACGCGGCACGGACACCGCCCAAACCGCCGTGGTCAAGGGCGACGCCCGCATGGCGGAGGTACTGGGCCGCGCCGTCCGCTCGCACGTCACGCGCCCCACGGAGCCGCTGATGGTGGTCCGCGGCTCGCGCCGCTGGCGGGTGCCCGCGTACGAGCTGGAGGAGATGGTCGAGGAGCTGCAGAAGCGCGACATCCGCTACGGCGCGGCCCGGGAGGCCCTGCCGCAGCGCATCGCGCACGCGGTGCTCGTACGGATGGAGCAGGCGGGCGAGGCCCCGGACGACCGGGTGCAGGACGCGGTGGCCCGCAACCCGGCGGTGAAGGCGGCGGTCAAGGAGATCTGGCCGGCCGTCGAACCGGCGAAGCTGGTCCTGCGCCTGCTGTCCGACCCCGAGTTCCTCGCCCTGCACGCGGCGGACGTGCTCACCGAGGACGAGCAGAAGCTCCTGCTGTGGCCGAAGCCGTTCCGCAGCGTGAAGTCGGCGAAGTGGTCGGCGGCGGACCTGGTCCTGATCGACGAGGCGGCCGACCTGGTGGAACGGACGCATTCGCTGGGCCACGTGGTCGTCGACGAAGCCCAGGACCTGTCGCCGATGCAGTACCGGGCGGTGGGACGGCGCTGCACCACGGGCTCGGCGACGGTCCTCGGCGACCTCGCGCAGGGCACCACGCCGTGGGCCACGCGCAGCTGGGACGAGGCCCTCGCGCACCTGGGCAAGCCGCAGGCGGTGGTGGAGGAACTGACGGCGGGCTTCCGCGTGCCGCGCGAGGTGATCGCCTACGCCTCCCGGCTGCTGCCGTCGATCTCCCCGGGCCTGGCACCCGTCGCCTCCGTCCGCGAGACGCCGGGATCGCTGCGGATCGAGGAGGTCCCGGACCTCACTGCGGCGGTGGTCGCCGCCTGCCGCGAGTCGCTCGCGCACGAGGGCTCGATCGGCCTGATCGCGGCGGACGCGCGGATCCCGGTGCTCGCGGAGGCCCTGCTGGAGGCGGGGCTGCCGTACCTGTCGCCCGGCGAGGAGACCACAGCCGAGTCGCGGCTGACCCTCGTCCCGGCGTCGCTGGCGAAGGGTCTGGAGTACGACTACGTGGTCCTGGACGAGCCCGCGGCGATCGTGGACGGCGAGCCGGACGAGCGGACGGGCCTGCGCCGCCTGTACGTCTGCCTCACCCGCGCGGTCTCGGGCCTCACGACCCTCCACTCGGCCCCCCTCCCACCGGCCCTGGTCTGA
- a CDS encoding HD domain-containing protein — protein MDTGIQSSDTHPDTADLRARWQATVTAAGAPADRDPAPYADRLLTAWAEPQRRYHTTAHLADVLARIDVLAPHAADPAAVRLAAWFHDAVYRPDRSENEERSAALAERALPELGIDPARTAEVARLVRLTVTHDPAPGDTDGEALCDADLAVLAGEPDAYAAYAYAVRAEYGFVPDDAFRTGRAAVLRQLLDLPRLFRTPYGAAHWEAPARANLAAELADLTADLTDRGI, from the coding sequence ATGGACACAGGCATCCAGAGCAGCGACACCCACCCGGACACCGCCGACCTGCGGGCCCGCTGGCAGGCGACCGTCACCGCCGCCGGCGCCCCCGCCGACCGCGACCCCGCGCCCTACGCCGACCGCCTCCTCACCGCCTGGGCGGAACCGCAGCGCCGGTACCACACCACCGCCCACCTGGCCGACGTACTCGCACGGATCGACGTACTGGCTCCGCACGCCGCCGATCCCGCCGCCGTTCGGCTCGCCGCCTGGTTCCACGACGCCGTCTACCGTCCCGACCGCTCCGAGAACGAGGAGCGCAGCGCCGCCCTCGCCGAGCGCGCCCTCCCCGAGCTGGGCATCGACCCCGCCCGCACCGCCGAAGTGGCCCGCCTCGTCCGCCTCACCGTCACCCACGACCCAGCCCCCGGCGACACCGACGGCGAGGCCCTCTGCGACGCCGACCTGGCCGTCCTGGCCGGGGAGCCCGACGCGTACGCCGCGTACGCGTACGCCGTGCGCGCCGAGTACGGCTTCGTCCCGGACGACGCCTTCCGCACCGGCCGCGCCGCCGTACTGCGCCAGCTGCTCGACCTGCCGCGGCTCTTCCGCACGCCCTACGGTGCCGCGCACTGGGAGGCCCCGGCCCGCGCCAACCTCGCCGCGGAACTCGCCGACCTCACCGCCGACCTCACCGACCGGGGAATTTGA
- a CDS encoding peroxiredoxin-like family protein — MPSVQLDTGSIVRTRILTAVADGAPVAVPDPERLVHLQFRRFAGCPICHLHLRSVVRRHAEIEAAGIREVVVFHSGADELREHVADLPFAVVADPRKRLYAEFGVESSYRALLAARAWRAIAVGTLDILRGRAKPPTLVQDGGRLGLPADFLIAPDGRVAAAGYGVHADDQWPVEKLLTLAERARTVLA, encoded by the coding sequence GTGCCCTCAGTGCAGCTCGACACCGGTTCCATCGTCCGTACCCGCATCCTCACCGCCGTCGCGGACGGCGCGCCCGTGGCCGTCCCCGACCCCGAACGCCTCGTCCACCTCCAGTTCCGCCGGTTCGCCGGCTGCCCCATCTGCCATCTGCACCTGCGCTCGGTGGTGCGGCGGCACGCCGAGATAGAAGCCGCCGGGATCCGGGAGGTCGTGGTCTTCCACTCCGGCGCCGACGAACTGCGCGAGCACGTGGCCGACCTGCCCTTCGCCGTCGTCGCGGACCCCCGCAAGCGCCTGTACGCGGAGTTCGGCGTCGAGTCGTCCTACCGCGCCCTGCTGGCCGCGCGCGCCTGGCGGGCGATCGCCGTCGGCACGCTCGACATCCTGCGCGGCCGGGCGAAGCCGCCGACGCTCGTCCAGGACGGCGGGCGGCTCGGACTGCCGGCGGACTTCCTGATCGCACCGGACGGACGCGTGGCGGCCGCCGGGTACGGGGTGCACGCGGACGACCAGTGGCCGGTGGAAAAGCTGCTGACCCTGGCGGAACGGGCACGTACCGTCCTGGCATGA
- a CDS encoding IS481 family transposase codes for MSHRNARLTVFGRRLLVERVVSGRPVAHVAAEMGISRATAHKWMRRWRTEGEAGLHDRSSRPRTTPHRTSAAIEARVCDLRRTRKLGPARIGPVLGLPASTVHRILTRHGLHRLAWIDRPTGTPIRRYERERPGELIHVDVKKLGRIPDGGGHRVLGRDAGRPIRGMGFDYVHSAVDDHSRLAYSEIHPDEKVATCAGFLTRAAAFFHTQGITRIERVLTDNAWAYRKGLAWKAVLADLGAAGRLTRAYRPQTNGKVERFNRTLLDEWAYLRPYTSNDERTAALADFLHTYNHHRCHTALDGKPPISRVNNPAGQYT; via the coding sequence GTGTCCCACCGTAATGCCCGGCTGACCGTCTTCGGTAGGCGCCTGCTGGTCGAACGAGTCGTATCGGGCCGCCCGGTCGCCCACGTGGCCGCCGAGATGGGCATCTCGCGGGCCACCGCCCACAAATGGATGCGCCGGTGGCGGACGGAAGGCGAGGCCGGACTGCACGACCGATCCAGCCGGCCACGCACGACACCGCACCGGACTTCGGCCGCCATCGAGGCGAGGGTCTGTGACCTGCGCCGGACCCGCAAACTGGGGCCCGCCCGCATCGGCCCGGTCCTGGGACTGCCCGCCTCGACCGTCCACCGCATTCTGACCCGGCATGGTCTGCACCGCCTGGCCTGGATCGACCGCCCGACCGGCACCCCGATCCGCCGCTACGAACGCGAGCGACCCGGCGAACTCATCCACGTCGACGTGAAGAAGCTCGGCCGGATCCCCGACGGCGGCGGCCACCGTGTCCTGGGCCGCGACGCGGGCCGACCCATCCGCGGCATGGGCTTCGACTACGTCCACTCCGCGGTCGACGACCACTCCCGCCTGGCCTACAGCGAGATCCACCCGGACGAGAAAGTCGCGACGTGCGCAGGCTTCCTCACACGCGCCGCCGCGTTCTTCCACACCCAGGGCATCACCCGCATCGAACGCGTTCTCACCGACAACGCGTGGGCCTACCGCAAAGGCCTGGCCTGGAAGGCCGTCCTGGCCGACCTCGGCGCTGCCGGAAGGCTCACCCGTGCCTACCGGCCTCAGACCAACGGCAAGGTCGAACGTTTCAACCGCACCCTCCTCGACGAGTGGGCCTACCTACGGCCCTACACCTCGAACGACGAGCGGACCGCGGCCCTGGCAGACTTCCTCCACACCTACAACCATCACCGCTGCCACACCGCACTCGACGGCAAGCCACCCATCAGCCGCGTGAACAACCCTGCGGGTCAATACACCTAG
- a CDS encoding Cmx/CmrA family chloramphenicol efflux MFS transporter, with protein sequence MPVAVYVLGLSVFALGTSEFMLSGLLPPIAEDMGVTIPQAGLLISAFAIGMVIGAPLLAVATLRLPRRTTLIALISLFGLGQVAGALAPTYELLFASRVVSAFACAGFWAVGAAVAIAMVDKDQRARAMAVMIGGLSIANVLGVPAGAFLGEHLGWRSAFWSVAAASAIALVGILALIPKIPLPAEKPSLGRELRIYRDRQVWLSIGITALAAGGVFCAFSYFSPLLTDVAGLDSRWVPWILGLFGIGALAGTTVGGRVADAHLFGVMIWGITASTVFLAALALLASTAAAAVALAFLLGFSAFFTAPALNARMFNVAGAAPTLAGATTTAAFNLGNTGGPWLGGTVIDADLGFAATAWAGAAMTVTAIGLTVLALRLERRTPPRATRVIATGGTTPIPAEQPVRA encoded by the coding sequence ATGCCCGTCGCCGTCTACGTACTCGGCCTGTCCGTCTTCGCGCTCGGCACCAGTGAATTCATGCTCTCCGGCCTGCTGCCACCCATCGCCGAGGACATGGGCGTCACCATCCCGCAGGCGGGCCTGCTCATATCCGCCTTCGCGATCGGCATGGTCATCGGCGCACCGCTGCTGGCCGTGGCCACCCTGCGGCTCCCCCGCCGCACCACCCTCATCGCCCTCATCAGCCTCTTCGGCCTCGGGCAGGTCGCGGGCGCGCTGGCCCCCACGTACGAGCTCCTCTTCGCCTCCCGCGTGGTCTCCGCGTTCGCCTGCGCCGGCTTCTGGGCCGTGGGCGCGGCCGTCGCCATCGCCATGGTCGACAAGGACCAGCGGGCCCGCGCGATGGCCGTCATGATCGGCGGCCTGTCGATCGCGAACGTCCTCGGCGTCCCCGCCGGCGCCTTCCTCGGCGAGCACCTGGGCTGGCGCTCCGCCTTCTGGTCGGTCGCCGCCGCCTCCGCGATCGCCCTCGTCGGCATCCTGGCGCTGATCCCGAAGATCCCGCTGCCCGCCGAGAAGCCGTCGCTCGGGCGCGAGCTGCGCATCTACCGCGACCGCCAGGTGTGGCTCTCCATCGGCATCACCGCGCTGGCCGCGGGCGGCGTCTTCTGCGCCTTCAGCTACTTCTCTCCGCTGCTCACGGACGTGGCCGGGCTGGACTCGCGGTGGGTCCCGTGGATCCTCGGCCTCTTCGGCATCGGCGCGCTGGCCGGCACCACCGTCGGCGGCCGGGTCGCCGACGCGCACCTGTTCGGCGTGATGATCTGGGGCATCACCGCCTCGACCGTCTTCCTCGCCGCACTCGCCCTGCTGGCCTCCACCGCCGCCGCGGCGGTCGCCCTGGCCTTCCTGCTCGGCTTCTCGGCCTTCTTCACCGCGCCGGCGCTCAACGCCCGCATGTTCAACGTGGCCGGCGCCGCCCCGACCCTGGCCGGCGCCACCACCACGGCCGCCTTCAACCTCGGCAACACCGGTGGCCCCTGGCTCGGCGGCACCGTCATCGACGCGGACCTGGGCTTCGCCGCCACCGCCTGGGCGGGCGCCGCCATGACCGTCACCGCGATCGGCCTCACCGTGCTCGCCCTGCGCCTGGAGCGCCGTACGCCGCCGCGCGCCACCCGCGTGATCGCCACGGGCGGCACCACCCCGATCCCCGCCGAGCAGCCGGTCCGCGCCTAG
- a CDS encoding DNA repair helicase XPB, translating to MNGPLIVQSDKTLLLEVDHELAGAARRAIAPFAELERAPEHIHTYRITPLGLWNARAAGHDAEQVVDALVEYSRYPVPHALLVDVAETMARYGRLTLSKHPVHGLVLTSTDRPVLEEILRSKKVAPLVGARLDADTVAVHPSERGQIKQTLLKLGWPAEDLAGYVDGEAHPIDLAENGWALRPYQQQAVEGFWHGGSGVVVLPCGAGKTLVGAGAMAMAKATTLILVTNTVSARQWKHELVKRTSLTEDEIGEYSGTRKEIRPVTIATYQVLTTKRKGVYPHLELFDSRDWGLIVYDEVHLLPAPVFKFTADLQARRRLGLTATLVREDGRESDVFSLIGPKRFDAPWKEIEAQGYIAPADCVEVRVNLTESERLAYATAETEEKYRFCATTATKRKVTEALVAKHRGEQTLVIGQYIDQLDELGEHLDAPVIKGETSNAQREKLFNAFREGEISVLVVSKVANFSIDLPEATVAIQVSGTFGSRQEEAQRLGRVLRPKADGHEARFYSVVARDTIDQDFAAHRQRFLAEQGYAYRIMDADELLASD from the coding sequence GTGAATGGTCCACTCATCGTCCAGAGCGACAAGACCCTCCTCCTCGAAGTCGACCACGAGCTCGCCGGAGCCGCCCGGCGTGCCATCGCCCCCTTCGCCGAGCTGGAGCGGGCACCCGAGCACATCCACACCTACCGGATCACCCCGCTCGGCCTGTGGAACGCCCGGGCCGCTGGCCATGACGCCGAGCAGGTCGTCGACGCGCTCGTCGAGTACTCCCGCTACCCCGTCCCGCACGCGCTCCTCGTCGACGTCGCCGAGACCATGGCGCGCTACGGCCGCCTGACCCTCTCCAAGCACCCCGTGCACGGACTGGTGCTGACCAGCACCGACCGGCCGGTGCTGGAGGAGATCCTGCGGTCCAAGAAGGTCGCCCCGCTCGTCGGTGCGCGGCTCGACGCCGACACCGTGGCCGTGCACCCCTCCGAGCGCGGGCAGATCAAGCAGACGCTCCTCAAGCTGGGCTGGCCCGCCGAGGACCTGGCCGGCTACGTGGACGGCGAGGCGCACCCGATCGACCTGGCCGAGAACGGCTGGGCGCTGCGGCCGTACCAGCAGCAGGCCGTCGAGGGCTTCTGGCACGGCGGCTCCGGCGTGGTCGTGCTGCCCTGCGGCGCCGGCAAGACGCTGGTCGGCGCCGGGGCCATGGCGATGGCCAAGGCGACGACGCTGATCCTGGTGACGAACACCGTCTCGGCCCGCCAGTGGAAGCACGAGCTGGTCAAGCGGACCTCGCTGACGGAGGACGAGATCGGCGAGTACTCCGGTACCCGCAAGGAGATCCGGCCCGTCACCATCGCCACCTACCAGGTCCTGACGACGAAGCGGAAGGGCGTCTACCCGCACCTGGAGCTCTTCGACTCCCGAGACTGGGGCCTGATCGTCTACGACGAGGTGCACCTGCTGCCCGCGCCGGTCTTCAAGTTCACCGCCGACCTCCAGGCCCGCCGCCGGCTCGGCCTGACCGCGACGCTGGTGCGCGAGGACGGGCGGGAGTCGGACGTCTTCTCCCTCATCGGGCCGAAGCGGTTCGACGCCCCGTGGAAGGAGATCGAGGCGCAGGGCTACATCGCGCCCGCCGACTGCGTGGAGGTCCGGGTCAATCTGACGGAGTCGGAGCGGCTCGCGTACGCGACCGCCGAGACGGAGGAGAAGTACCGCTTCTGCGCGACCACGGCGACGAAGCGCAAGGTCACCGAGGCGCTGGTGGCCAAGCACCGCGGTGAGCAGACCCTCGTCATCGGGCAGTACATCGACCAGCTCGACGAGCTGGGCGAGCACCTGGACGCCCCCGTCATCAAGGGCGAGACCTCCAACGCGCAGCGCGAGAAGCTCTTCAACGCCTTCCGCGAGGGCGAGATCAGCGTGCTGGTCGTCTCGAAGGTCGCGAACTTCTCCATCGACCTGCCGGAGGCCACCGTCGCCATCCAGGTGTCGGGCACCTTCGGCTCCCGCCAGGAGGAGGCCCAGCGCCTGGGCCGCGTGCTGCGTCCGAAGGCGGACGGCCACGAGGCGCGGTTCTACTCGGTCGTCGCGCGCGACACGATCGACCAGGACTTCGCGGCGCACCGCCAGCGCTTCCTGGCCGAACAGGGGTACGCCTACCGGATCATGGACGCCGACGAGCTGTTGGCGAGCGACTGA
- a CDS encoding TetR/AcrR family transcriptional regulator, with protein sequence MPRPRSLTPDQLAAAALAVIDREGLPGLSMRAVAVELGISTMALYRYVQDRGELEALVVELVLGAVDSTPPPLTAGPWRARITLLVDRMRDTVGAHPAVLPLTMSHRHRSPGVLRWGETVLGVLAEAGFGAEERIIALRALLAYVIGAIQQEHLGALSGAGTAAIAELPAQEYPYLTEAALGARHLTPDREFHGGLALLLDGLGR encoded by the coding sequence ATGCCGCGCCCCCGCTCACTCACCCCGGACCAACTGGCCGCCGCCGCCCTCGCCGTGATCGACCGTGAGGGTCTGCCCGGGCTGTCCATGCGGGCCGTCGCCGTCGAACTCGGCATCAGCACCATGGCCCTGTACCGGTACGTCCAGGACCGCGGGGAGCTGGAGGCCCTCGTCGTCGAACTGGTCCTCGGCGCCGTCGACAGCACGCCGCCGCCCCTGACCGCCGGCCCCTGGCGCGCCCGCATCACGCTCCTCGTCGACCGGATGCGGGACACCGTCGGCGCGCACCCCGCCGTGCTGCCGCTCACCATGAGCCACCGGCACCGCTCCCCCGGCGTACTGCGCTGGGGCGAGACCGTCCTCGGAGTGCTCGCCGAGGCCGGGTTCGGGGCCGAGGAGCGGATCATCGCCCTGCGGGCCCTGCTCGCCTACGTGATCGGCGCGATCCAGCAGGAACACCTCGGCGCCCTCTCCGGCGCGGGCACCGCCGCGATCGCCGAACTCCCGGCGCAGGAGTACCCGTACCTGACCGAGGCCGCGCTCGGCGCCCGCCACCTCACCCCGGACCGCGAGTTCCACGGCGGCCTCGCCCTGCTGCTGGACGGCCTCGGCCGCTGA
- a CDS encoding N-acetyltransferase, translating into MNHDQQPFVPADFAVPRTLVADGFRLEPLGAEHNERDLAAWTGSIAHIRATPGFVGRGWPPVAGMSAEANLADLLRHAQEFEERVAFAYSLLEGEADGAGDGAGEVIGCLYIHGSREAPGRVTVSHWVRSDRAALDTRVHERITRWLHEVWPFDAGRIDYAPR; encoded by the coding sequence ATGAATCATGATCAGCAGCCCTTCGTGCCCGCCGACTTCGCGGTCCCGCGGACCCTCGTCGCCGACGGCTTCCGGCTGGAGCCGCTGGGCGCCGAGCACAACGAGCGCGACCTCGCCGCCTGGACCGGGAGCATCGCGCACATCAGGGCGACGCCCGGCTTCGTGGGGCGGGGCTGGCCGCCGGTGGCGGGGATGTCCGCCGAGGCGAACCTGGCCGACCTGCTCCGGCACGCGCAGGAGTTCGAGGAGCGCGTCGCCTTCGCCTACAGCCTCCTGGAAGGCGAGGCCGACGGCGCCGGCGACGGTGCCGGCGAGGTGATCGGCTGCCTGTACATCCACGGCTCACGAGAGGCCCCCGGCCGGGTCACCGTCAGCCACTGGGTGCGCTCCGACCGGGCCGCTCTGGACACGCGGGTCCACGAGAGGATCACCCGCTGGCTCCACGAGGTGTGGCCCTTCGACGCCGGGCGGATCGACTACGCCCCCAGGTGA
- a CDS encoding copper homeostasis protein CutC, which yields MSNRALLEVIALDVEDAVAAQAGGADRLELVTDMAADGLTPPRETFAAIRAAVDIPLRVMLRKTDGFAAGDVSALARAARELRAEGAQEFVLGFLDADGAPDLAAVEAVVAELDGCRWTFHRAIDRAADRDQLRKALADLPGLDTYLTAGSAAGVGAGLPVLLAEAARGGEPGYGARILVGGGLTLAHLPVLRAGGIDAFHIGGAARASGWGGPVSAAAVADWRTALS from the coding sequence ATGAGCAACCGTGCGCTCCTGGAGGTGATCGCCCTCGACGTGGAGGACGCGGTCGCGGCCCAGGCCGGTGGGGCGGACCGACTCGAACTGGTCACCGACATGGCCGCCGACGGGCTCACCCCGCCGCGTGAGACCTTCGCGGCGATCAGGGCGGCGGTCGACATCCCGCTGCGCGTGATGCTCCGCAAGACGGACGGTTTCGCGGCCGGCGACGTCTCCGCCTTGGCCCGGGCGGCACGGGAACTGCGGGCGGAGGGCGCGCAGGAGTTCGTCCTCGGCTTCCTGGACGCCGACGGCGCCCCGGACCTGGCCGCGGTCGAGGCGGTCGTCGCGGAGCTGGACGGCTGCCGGTGGACCTTCCACCGGGCGATCGACCGCGCGGCGGACCGGGACCAGCTGCGCAAGGCGCTGGCCGATCTGCCGGGGCTGGACACGTACCTCACGGCGGGGTCGGCGGCAGGGGTGGGAGCCGGGCTGCCGGTGCTGCTGGCGGAGGCGGCGCGGGGTGGTGAGCCGGGGTACGGGGCGCGGATCCTGGTGGGCGGCGGGCTGACGCTCGCGCACCTGCCGGTGCTGCGTGCGGGCGGGATCGACGCCTTCCACATCGGTGGCGCGGCGCGGGCCTCCGGGTGGGGCGGGCCGGTTTCGGCGGCGGCCGTCGCGGACTGGCGCACCGCCCTTTCCTGA
- a CDS encoding DoxX family protein: MTQASWDRTLFSPSSAPATTVTHDTGLLLLRLVVGLSMAGHGTMKLFGWFGGPGLTATGKGFTMAGYPAGDAMAVIAGLAETLGGLGLALGLLTPLAGAALTGTFINILDVRGLSAYFPPKGVELEVVLFAAIVALTLTGPGRFSVDHHLPVLRENRPRYSLLALLLGAVVGFVVLLIRD, encoded by the coding sequence ATGACGCAAGCAAGCTGGGACCGCACGCTCTTCAGCCCCTCCTCGGCTCCCGCTACCACCGTCACCCACGACACCGGTCTGCTCCTGCTCCGGCTCGTCGTCGGCCTCAGCATGGCCGGCCACGGCACGATGAAGCTCTTCGGCTGGTTCGGCGGCCCGGGCCTCACCGCGACCGGCAAGGGCTTCACGATGGCCGGCTACCCCGCCGGGGACGCCATGGCCGTCATCGCCGGTCTCGCCGAGACCCTGGGCGGCCTCGGCCTCGCCCTCGGCCTGCTCACCCCGCTCGCCGGAGCGGCCCTGACCGGCACCTTCATCAACATCCTCGACGTCCGGGGCCTGAGCGCCTACTTCCCGCCCAAGGGCGTGGAACTCGAAGTGGTGCTGTTCGCCGCGATCGTCGCCCTCACCCTCACCGGGCCCGGCCGCTTCTCCGTCGACCACCACCTTCCGGTGCTGCGCGAGAACCGGCCCCGCTACTCCCTGCTCGCGCTGCTGCTGGGCGCCGTCGTGGGATTCGTCGTCCTGCTCATCCGGGACTGA
- a CDS encoding glycosyltransferase 87 family protein, translated as MTRSPAYNRSPSSLAGVLLTGSLLLLGVLCIALRIPVADALVQGFSAAEWGPSATYPPFAAILFTPAAWLPSGALKAVLVLGNAGLLALLITLSCRLAGLRSRPGPVLAATIAGLWLQPLFQAPLAGLINLALACLVLWDLGRPRSALGKGFALGVAAGITLAPAAIAAYLLLTRRVRAGLTALAASAGTALLGLLVLPEASAEFWTRHLADAARALVLDWPPLWVWCAPLLAVLTARACRSQSLANSSSASMIR; from the coding sequence GTGACCCGCAGTCCCGCTTACAACCGCTCACCGTCGTCCCTCGCCGGTGTGCTGCTGACCGGCTCGCTGCTGCTGCTCGGCGTGCTCTGCATCGCCCTGCGCATTCCGGTGGCCGACGCCCTCGTCCAGGGCTTCTCCGCCGCCGAGTGGGGGCCGTCCGCCACGTATCCGCCGTTCGCGGCGATCCTGTTCACGCCCGCCGCGTGGTTGCCGAGCGGCGCGCTGAAGGCCGTCCTCGTCCTCGGCAACGCCGGCCTGCTCGCCCTGCTGATCACCCTGTCCTGCCGCCTCGCGGGACTCCGGTCCCGGCCCGGGCCCGTGCTGGCCGCCACCATCGCCGGGCTGTGGCTGCAGCCGCTGTTCCAAGCACCGTTGGCCGGGCTGATCAACCTGGCGCTCGCCTGCCTGGTCCTGTGGGACCTCGGCCGGCCGCGCTCCGCGCTCGGCAAGGGCTTCGCGCTGGGCGTCGCCGCCGGGATCACCCTCGCCCCGGCGGCCATCGCCGCCTATCTCCTGCTGACCCGCCGCGTCCGCGCCGGGCTCACCGCGCTGGCGGCCTCGGCCGGGACCGCCCTGCTCGGGCTGCTGGTCCTGCCGGAGGCCTCCGCCGAGTTCTGGACCCGGCACCTGGCCGACGCGGCCCGGGCCCTCGTACTGGACTGGCCGCCGCTGTGGGTCTGGTGCGCTCCCCTACTGGCCGTCCTGACCGCCCGCGCGTGCCGGAGTCAGTCGCTCGCCAACAGCTCGTCGGCGTCCATGATCCGGTAG